Within the Acinetobacter radioresistens DSM 6976 = NBRC 102413 = CIP 103788 genome, the region GTGAATTCATTGGCTGTTTTGGTCTGACTGAACCGGACCATGGTTCTGACCCGGGCAGCATGTCAACTCGCGCTAAAAAGGTAGAAGGTGGATATCGACTCTCAGGCGCAAAAATGTGGATTACCAATAGCCCGATTGCTGATGTATTTGTTGTGTGGGCAAAAGAAGTTTCTAATGAAGGAAATGTTGGCCCAATTCGCGGTTTTATTCTGGAAAAAGGTTGGGAAGGGTTATCTGCACCGGCGATACATGGCAAGGTAGGTTTGCGTGCATCGATTACTGGTGAAATTGTTATGGATAATGTGTTCGTACCAGAAGGAAATGCATTTCCAGAAGTCCAGGGATTACGTGGACCATTCACCTGCCTGAATAGTGCCCGTTACGGCATTGCCTGGGGCGCCATGGGAGCTGCTGAATTTTGCTGGCATACGGCGCATCAGTATACGATGGACCGTAAACAATTTGGCCGCCCGCTTGCGGCTAACCAGCTGATCCAGAAAAAACTGGCAGATATGCAAACTGAGATTGCCCTTGGTTTACAGGTAGCTTTACGTTTTGGTCGTATGAAAGATGAGGGTATTGCTTCAGTTGAAGGCACTTCATTGATTAAGCGTAATAACTGCGGTAAGGCGCTTGATATTGCCCGTTTGGCACGTGACATGCTGGGTGGTAACGGTATCAGTGATGAGTTTGGGGTAGCGCGTCATCTGGTTAACCTGGAAGTTGTAAACACCTATGAAGGTACTCATGATGTACATGCCTTGATTTTGGGTCGTGCCCAAACTGGTATAGCTGCTTTTTCAAACTAAACCATTCCAAGAAATTTGCTGAAGATGCCTGAGTGCATCTTCATGGCGAAGCTTTGCCTGAAAATGAACCTGACACGGACTTAAGGATTCATCATGAGCTTCTCTTGGCAAGGATTCCATACACGGATAGTACTTAAAGAAAAATAATAAAAGTCTTTAATGGAACACAAGATAAGACATCGATGACTCATTTGAGAAAATGAGGAATATTAAATGAATAATGAAGTACAAGTGGCGATCAAGCCTATAAAAGGAAATCTACCGTCTAATCTGGGGACTTATGAAAAAATAGGACCGCATACCTGGAAATTTGCACTGTTATTTACTTATTTTGCCATGGTGGTCGATGGTATCGATATTATGTTGCTCTCTTACAGTTTGACCAGTCTGAGAGCTGATTTTGGTCTGAGTGCTTTTCAGGCAGGGGCCTTAGGTAGTGCATCACTCGCCGGTATGGGGGTTGGTGGTGTGTTAGGTGGATGGGCCTGTGATAAATTTGGTCGGGTACGTACCATTGCTCATTCAGTGACCTTCTTTTCAGTTGCTACCTGTTTGCTCGGATTTACTCAGACCTTTGAACAGTTTATGGCATTGCGTTTTATCGGTGCTCTCGGGATAGGCGCATTATATATGGCCTGCAATACCCTGATGGCTGAGTATGTGCCAACAACTTACCGTACCACCGTACTCGGAACATTACAGACCGGGCAAACCGTGGGCTATATCGTAGCCACTTTATTGGCCGGCTCTATTATTCCTGAACATGGCTGGCGGGTTTTATTTTTTATTACCGTTATTCCGGCATTTATCAATATTTTCTTGCAGCGTTTCGTGCCTGAACCTAAATCATGGCAACTCAATAAAATTGCGGTGCTACAGGGAACTGCTCAAGTTCAGGATCAAGAAGCAGCACCAAAAGGCGGCAGTATCTATAAACAGATTTTTAGAAATTTTAAACATCGAAAAATGTTTTTACTGTGGATGACGACAGCATTTTTTCTGCAATTTGGCTATTACGGTATTAATAACTGGATGCCTAGCTATCTGGAAACTGAAGTTCATATGAATTTTAAAAACCTGACCAGCTATATGGTGGGTTCTTACACTGCAATGATTCTTGGGAAAATTCTGGCGGGCTTCTTGGCTGACAAGTTTAACCGTCGGGCAGTTTTCGTATTCGGTACTATTGCCAGTGCAATCTTCCTGCCGGTCATTATTTTCTTTAATACCCCAGATAATATTTTATACCTGCTTATTACCTTTGGCTTTCTTTATGGCATTCCGTATGGAGTCAATGCAACCTATATGGCGGAGTCGTTCTCAACGGATGTACGTGGTACAGCCATTGGTGGTGCCTATAACATTGGACGTGTTGGGGCAGCAATTGCACCTGCAACGATCGGTTTCTTAGCCTCGGGCGGTACTTTTACGATGGCATTTATTGTCATGGGAGCAGCTTATTTTATTGCAGGCGTATTACCAGGACTGTTTATTCGTGACCGGCAATATGATCCACAACAACAGTAAAAGGCAAGCATAAATTCTTTGATATAAGGAGACAAACATGGGTGCATTGCAGGGAATAAGGGTTCTGGACCTGAGCCGTGTACTGGCCGGACCATGGTGTGGACAGATTTTGGCAGATCTGGGAGCAGAAGTAATTAAGGTTGAACGACCAGGTACAGGTGATGATACTCGTATGTGGGGGCCACCCTGGATGCTTGATCAAAACGGAGAACAAACTCGTGAATCGGGATATTTCCAGTGTACAAACCGTAATAAACACTCAGTCGCTATTGATATGGCCACTCATGAAGGCCAGGAGCTGATCCGGGAGATGGCTAAAACAGCCGATGTAGTAATTGAAAATTATAAGGCAGGTTCACTGGTACGTTATGGACTGGATTATGACAGCCTTAAGGTTTTAAATCCTCAACTTGTATATTGTTCAATCACTGGTTTTGGTCAGGATGGACCACGAGCTGCTGAACCTGGCTATGATTTTATTATACAGGGTATGGCCGGCCTGATGAGTATTACTGGGGAACCAGACAGTATACCAGGTGGTGGTGCACAGAAGGTAGGCGTTGCAGTGGTAGATCTTCAAACCGGGTTATATGCCACAATTGCGATTCAGGCTGCATTACTGGCGCGTCAGCACACTGGACGGGGACAATACATTGATATGTCTTTACTGGATGTGCAGATTGCCGGTCTGGCGAATCAGGGGATGAATTACCTGAGTTCAGGTAAAGCGCCCCAGCGTATGGGAAATACACATCCAAATATTGTTCCCTATCAGACTTTCAGGGCGAAAGATAAAGAGTTTATTGTAGCCTGTGGAAATGATAGACAATTCAGGGAACTATGTATCGCTATTTACCGGAAGGATTTATTAGGGCGTTCTGAATTTTTAACCAACCAGAGCCGGGTAAAACACCGGCATGAACTGGTGGGTATACTGTCAGATTATTTTCTGCAAGAAAATGCCCAGTATTGGGTAGAGCGAATCCATGCAGTGAAAGTACCAGTCGGTATGATAAATTCGATAGAAGAGGCATTTGCAGAGCCGCAAGTACAGGCAAGACAGATGCTGGTCAAGCTGCCCCATGTGCTTAATCCTGCATTCAGAGTTATAGGCTCGCCAATCAAATTATCAGATACGCCAGTAGAATACTGGCAAGCACCACCACGACTGGGTGAGCATACTGGCCAGATTCTCCGAGAGTTTAAAACCGAAGAGCAATTACAGCTTTTGCGTGAGAATAAGGTCATTGATGGACTGGACTTGTAATTTTATTACCATGCAATGGTAGAAAAATTATATATATTTTACTTTTTAAATGGTTTATCAAGACTCTATAATTCCGGATTGAACAGGCGGTTTGATTCGGAAATTTTCTTGGCCATATAATGTGATTTTTTAAACCGAATCAAGATTACCTGTGACTGAAATTCCAATTCACCAAATTCTGGCTCAACCTGTACATAATGTAGCTGTCCAAACTCATCTCTGACTCTGGCCTGGGCTGAGAAGCCTGGTCTTGCGCTACCACTAGAGATCGTTGCCAGTCGCCCCAGCAGGCTGGTATTTTTTTGGTTCAGCTTGGGTTTAATCACCTGATCCAGGCAATGGATCATGAACATGGTAAAGAAAATTGCAATAATCAGAGCAGGTAAAATAATATAAAAAGGTGAAATCAGCTGCTGTTGATTGGCGAAGTAAACGAACTGCAAAAAATACCCTGCAAAGCTAAAGTTCATAAGCAAAAATACAAAGATCAGAACCTTGGAAAACTTTACATCGAAGAGGGGGGAGTTCGAGATCCAGACCGGTATAAAGCGTTTGAGTAAATCGCTGGGCCGAAAACCGAACTGCATGCCGATAGTTTCTGCCATGCTGAGCAACACTAAAGCCAATAAACTGACATTAAATGGCATCAAATAATAATTAAGCAGCAGCGCAGCCATGACAGAACCTTTAATTAATTTTCTAGATAAATGCCGCCGTCAGAATGGACCTTAATGGCAACTTTCTCAAGCGACTGACCCTGACAAGGACCAGAAATACACTCTCCTGTCTCGACCAGGAACAAGGCACCATGAGTCGAGCATTCTATGAATTCCTGATCACGGTCGAGAAACTGGTTCTCTAAAAATTCAAGCTCGGTTTGCAGATGCGGACAAAGATTCTGGTAAGCATAAAAACATCCGTCGCGCTGGGTGATAAAAATATTATCACCATTAGCCGTTTCATAGCTGCGGGCTTCACGTTCTGGTATATCTTCAGTCAAGCATATTCTTTCCATATTATGCAGTTTCCTTTTTAAATTTTTGCAAGAGCTGACGGTATTGCTCCAGAGTTAACCGGGGGCCAAAATTTGCAACCACTTCACTAGAAATTAAAATAGCCAGTTCTGCCGCAGTTTTTATATCCATACCTGCATTCATAGCATAAAGTAGAGCCCCAGCAAATGCATCACCTGCGCCATTGGCATCTACAGCGATTACGCTACGACCTGGTACCTGCAAATGCTGTTCGGCTGTAGCAAGTATTGCACCCTGTGCGCTGCGGGTAATAACAACATACCGACTTTTAAATTTCAATTTTTCTAAGGCCTGCTCTGCAGTTGAGGCGCCGGTATACATCATGGCTTCATGTTCATTACAGAATAGCAGGTCTACACCGTCATCAATCATTTCGTCCAGTCCTTCACGTGCATACTGCACCATAGCCGGATCAGATAAAGTCAGCGCAATTTTTACCCCATGTGTACGAGCAATACGACGTGCTTCACGTACAGCGGCACGTGCAGTGGGGCTGGTTGACAGATAACCCTCAATATATAACCACTTTGCAGTTTGAAGAGGCGAGAAATCAATCTGGGTTTCCGAGAGTTCAGCAGTAATCCCAAGATAGGTTTGCATGGTACGTTCAGAATCTTCACTGATGAGTACCATGCAGGTACCAGTTACACCATCACTAATTGACTTGGCACTGGTTTTTACATCGGCTGCATTTAAACCGTTAAGATAAACTAGGCCAAGCTCATCATTACCTACACGACAGGCATAAAATGCTTTACCGCCTAGGGCGCTAAATGCCACCGTTGTATTGGCTGCTGAGCCACCGCTTGCCTGACCTTTATAAACTTGGGTTGCTTTCAGATTCTCATATAAGGCTGACTGAACATCACCTTCGGCCAGTTGCATGGTACCTTTTTGCAGATTCTGCTGAGTGAGGAATTCATCAGTAACTCTAAATTCTTGGTCAATTAATGCATTGCCAATTGCAAAAAGGTCAACAGTCGCCATG harbors:
- a CDS encoding OB-fold-containig protein, which produces MAALLLNYYLMPFNVSLLALVLLSMAETIGMQFGFRPSDLLKRFIPVWISNSPLFDVKFSKVLIFVFLLMNFSFAGYFLQFVYFANQQQLISPFYIILPALIIAIFFTMFMIHCLDQVIKPKLNQKNTSLLGRLATISSGSARPGFSAQARVRDEFGQLHYVQVEPEFGELEFQSQVILIRFKKSHYMAKKISESNRLFNPEL
- a CDS encoding acyl-CoA dehydrogenase, producing MNQMINTEKKAKVHFNWQDPFLLEQQLNEEERMVRDTAAAYCQDKLMPRVLEQFRHEKTDPAIFREMGELGLLGPTIPEQYGGAGLNYVSYGLIAREIERVDSGYRSMASVQSSLVMVPINEFGSEEQKQKYLPKLATGEFIGCFGLTEPDHGSDPGSMSTRAKKVEGGYRLSGAKMWITNSPIADVFVVWAKEVSNEGNVGPIRGFILEKGWEGLSAPAIHGKVGLRASITGEIVMDNVFVPEGNAFPEVQGLRGPFTCLNSARYGIAWGAMGAAEFCWHTAHQYTMDRKQFGRPLAANQLIQKKLADMQTEIALGLQVALRFGRMKDEGIASVEGTSLIKRNNCGKALDIARLARDMLGGNGISDEFGVARHLVNLEVVNTYEGTHDVHALILGRAQTGIAAFSN
- a CDS encoding CaiB/BaiF CoA transferase family protein, which gives rise to MGALQGIRVLDLSRVLAGPWCGQILADLGAEVIKVERPGTGDDTRMWGPPWMLDQNGEQTRESGYFQCTNRNKHSVAIDMATHEGQELIREMAKTADVVIENYKAGSLVRYGLDYDSLKVLNPQLVYCSITGFGQDGPRAAEPGYDFIIQGMAGLMSITGEPDSIPGGGAQKVGVAVVDLQTGLYATIAIQAALLARQHTGRGQYIDMSLLDVQIAGLANQGMNYLSSGKAPQRMGNTHPNIVPYQTFRAKDKEFIVACGNDRQFRELCIAIYRKDLLGRSEFLTNQSRVKHRHELVGILSDYFLQENAQYWVERIHAVKVPVGMINSIEEAFAEPQVQARQMLVKLPHVLNPAFRVIGSPIKLSDTPVEYWQAPPRLGEHTGQILREFKTEEQLQLLRENKVIDGLDL
- a CDS encoding adenosine kinase, which translates into the protein MATVDLFAIGNALIDQEFRVTDEFLTQQNLQKGTMQLAEGDVQSALYENLKATQVYKGQASGGSAANTTVAFSALGGKAFYACRVGNDELGLVYLNGLNAADVKTSAKSISDGVTGTCMVLISEDSERTMQTYLGITAELSETQIDFSPLQTAKWLYIEGYLSTSPTARAAVREARRIARTHGVKIALTLSDPAMVQYAREGLDEMIDDGVDLLFCNEHEAMMYTGASTAEQALEKLKFKSRYVVITRSAQGAILATAEQHLQVPGRSVIAVDANGAGDAFAGALLYAMNAGMDIKTAAELAILISSEVVANFGPRLTLEQYRQLLQKFKKETA
- a CDS encoding Rieske (2Fe-2S) protein, coding for MTEDIPEREARSYETANGDNIFITQRDGCFYAYQNLCPHLQTELEFLENQFLDRDQEFIECSTHGALFLVETGECISGPCQGQSLEKVAIKVHSDGGIYLEN
- a CDS encoding MFS transporter — translated: MNNEVQVAIKPIKGNLPSNLGTYEKIGPHTWKFALLFTYFAMVVDGIDIMLLSYSLTSLRADFGLSAFQAGALGSASLAGMGVGGVLGGWACDKFGRVRTIAHSVTFFSVATCLLGFTQTFEQFMALRFIGALGIGALYMACNTLMAEYVPTTYRTTVLGTLQTGQTVGYIVATLLAGSIIPEHGWRVLFFITVIPAFINIFLQRFVPEPKSWQLNKIAVLQGTAQVQDQEAAPKGGSIYKQIFRNFKHRKMFLLWMTTAFFLQFGYYGINNWMPSYLETEVHMNFKNLTSYMVGSYTAMILGKILAGFLADKFNRRAVFVFGTIASAIFLPVIIFFNTPDNILYLLITFGFLYGIPYGVNATYMAESFSTDVRGTAIGGAYNIGRVGAAIAPATIGFLASGGTFTMAFIVMGAAYFIAGVLPGLFIRDRQYDPQQQ